In Penaeus vannamei isolate JL-2024 chromosome 4, ASM4276789v1, whole genome shotgun sequence, a single window of DNA contains:
- the LOC113818777 gene encoding uncharacterized protein: MVTTAVPEEEDEDDQGRRSRCLEDFTQGRAPSYPESVTQGSERSYPRQTTGMRKSSCVGQHIARESNPSPSESLVGESKRSYPGSFTQESKPSFSLQGSELNYPSYSENFDQEDSSNDRVMSKDAMGDPGRKGCEIACVQCSVSNQPEGYSASLERSCARRCPCVCHVAEVPPSDARDSPEGAQGSPRGHEINPSAVGLPGPPPSTRAFAFAEHEPSSSCPASLNWAPEPPGDAGTGKDLTLREYLVELERIRNPQDSGGDVEKRSRRRNCIILIVFIICINVTIGLIRGLGGLPGVTDE; the protein is encoded by the coding sequence ATGGTGACGACAGCAGtgcccgaggaggaggacgaggacgaccaAGGAAGGCGCTCACGTTGCCTCGAAGATTTTACTCAAGGGAGAGCCCCGAGTTACCCGGAAAGCGTTACCCAAGGGAGTGAACGAAGCTACCCGCGACAAACGACCGGAATGAGGAAATCAAGTTGCGTTGGACAACACATCGCCCGAGAAAGCAACCCAAGCCCTTCCGAATCTTTGGTCGGAGAGAGTAAGCGAAGTTATCCCGGTAGCTTTACTCAGGAAAGTAAGCCTAGTTTCTCTCTCCAGGGAAGTGAACTAAATTACCCCAGTTACTCTGAGAATTTTGACCAAGAGGACAGCTCCAACGACAGGGTAATGAGTAAGGATGCCATGGGTGACCCTGGTAGAAAAGGGTGTGAGATCGCGTGCGTCCAGTGTTCCGTGTCGAATCAACCTGAAGGATATTCGGCTTCCCTGGAGCGCTCCTGTGCACGACGCTGCCCCTGTGTGTGCCACGTGGCCGAAGTCCCTCCCAGTGACGCCAGAGACTCCCCAGAGGGCGCCCAAGGCAGCCCCAGAGGCCACGAAATCAACCCTTCGGCCGTGGGACTCCCGGGGCCTCCGCCTTCGACTCGCGCCTTTGCGTTCGCGGAGCACGAGCCGTCCTCGTCCTGCCCTGCCTCCCTGAACTGGGCGCCCGAGCCCCCGGGGGACGCAGGGACGGGGAAGGACCTCACCCTCAGGGAATACCTGGTGGAGCTCGAACGGATTCGGAATCCCCAGGACTCTGGCGGCGACGTGGAGAAGAGGAGTCGCCGAAGGAACTGCATCATTCTTATAGTGTTTATCATTTGCATAAACGTTACCATCGGCCTTATCCGGGGTCTGGGGGGGCTGCCGGGCGTGACGGACGAGTGA